The Pseudomonadota bacterium genome includes a window with the following:
- a CDS encoding transglycosylase SLT domain-containing protein — translation MKTSIIFTVLFLLILTLASKVDHAIYENPITDRLIKAIIQVESGVNPKAISEKGAYGLMQIRHKVWVKELKKAGIITTKQCLFDPEKDVKAWSINHGHGYTSLVSGCIT, via the coding sequence ATGAAAACTTCCATAATTTTTACTGTCTTATTTCTGTTAATTCTTACCCTCGCTTCAAAGGTAGACCATGCAATATACGAGAATCCTATCACTGACAGATTGATTAAGGCAATAATACAGGTTGAATCGGGTGTTAATCCAAAGGCGATAAGCGAAAAGGGCGCTTATGGGCTTATGCAGATAAGGCATAAGGTATGGGTGAAGGAATTAAAGAAGGCAGGAATTATTACGACAAAACAATGTCTGTTTGACCCTGAGAAAGATGTGAAGGCATGGTCCATAAATCATGGGCATGGGTATACTTCTTTGGTGTCCGGATGTATAACCTAA